One part of the Vicia villosa cultivar HV-30 ecotype Madison, WI linkage group LG6, Vvil1.0, whole genome shotgun sequence genome encodes these proteins:
- the LOC131609096 gene encoding putative phospholipid-transporting ATPase 9 isoform X1 — translation MNLDGETNLKLKQALEGTLNLLEDSSFRDFKAVIRCEDPNANLYTFVGSLEADEEHQYPLSPQQLLLRDSKLKNTDFIYGVVIFTGHDKKVMQNSTEPPSKRSKIEKRMDKVIYCLFFVLILVSFIGSIFFGIWTKQDIKNGRMKRWYLRPDDTEVYYDPDNAVVAALLHFLTALMLYGYVIPISLYVSIEVVKVLQSVFINQDLNMYYEETDKPAHARTSNLNEELGQVDTILSDKTGTLTCNSMEFIKCSIGGVAYGKGFTEVERALSKRKDSYFGRKLKEENTTKAVKSKSKIKGFNFMDERIMNGNWVKQTNANVIQNFLKVLAVCHTAIPEVDEATGSISYEAESPDEAAFVVAASQFGFEFYERTNAAISVHELDLESNVKSERSYNLLNVLEFTSARKRMSVIVRDHTGKLLLLSKGADSVMFELLGKNGREFEEQTKYHINEYADSGLRTLILAYRELDEAEYNQFNKELTDAKNLVSADQEQIVEDILQKIEKDLILLGATAVEDKLQDRVPECIDKLAQAGIKLWVLTGDKMETAINIGGWSYNRSWSVYSHWNSY, via the exons ATGAATCTCGATGGAGAGACGAATCTTAAACTAAAGCAAGCACTAGAAGGGACTTTGAATTTGTTAGAAGACTCGAGTTTTCGAGATTTCAAGGCTGTGATTCGATGCGAGGATCCGAATGCGAATTTGTATACTTTTGTAGGAAGTTTGGAGGCTGATGAGGAACATCAGTATCCACTTTCACCTCAGCAGTTACTTCTTAGAGACTCTAAGTTGAAGAACACTGATTTTATCTACGGTGTTGTGATTTTCACCGGGCACGATAAGAAGGTTATGCAGAATTCGACAGAGCCTCCTTCGAAGAGAAGTAAGATTGAGAAGAGAATGGATAAGGTTATCTACTGTTTGTTCTTTGTGCTGATTTTGGTTTCTTTCATCGGTTCGATTTTCTTCGGGATTTGGACGAAGCAGGATATTAAAAACGGAAGAATGAAGAGATGGTACCTTAGGCCTGATGATACTGAGGTTTACTATGATCCTGATAATGCAGTAGTTGCGGCGCTTCTTCATTTCTTGACAGCATTGATGTTGTATGGTTACGTTATTCCGATTTCGTTGTATGTTTCGATTGAAGTTGTGAAGGTTCTTCAAAGCGTTTTCATCAACCAGGATTTGAATATGTATTACGAGGAAACGGATAAGCCAGCGCACGCTCGTACGTCGAATTTGAACGAAGAACTTGGTCAAGTTGATACCATACTTTCTGATAAAACAGGAACATTGACTTGTAACTCTATGGAGTTTATCAAGTGTTCTATTGGTGGAGTTGCTTATGGAAAAGGATTTACGGAAGTCGAGAGAGCTTTATCAAAGAGAAAAGATTCGTATTTCGGCCGCAAGTTGAAAGAGGAAAACACTACTAAGGCTGTGAAATCGAAGTCGAAGATTAAAGGATTTAACTTCATGGATGAAAGGATCATGAATGGAAATTGGGTGAAACAGACTAATGCTAATGTGATACAGAATTTCCTAAAGGTTTTGGCTGTATGTCATACTGCAATACCTGAAGTTGATGAAGCAACCGGTAGCATTTCGTACGAAGCTGAATCGCCGGATGAGGCTGCTTTTGTTGTTGCAGCCAGCCAATTCGGATTCGaattttatgaaagaacaaatgCAGCTATTTCAGTTCATGAATTGGACCTCGAATCAAATGTGAAATCAGAAAG GTCTTATAACCTTTTGAATGTATTAGAGTTTACGAGTGCACGAAAACGGATGTCCGTAATCGTAAGAGACCACACTGGGAAACTACTACTACTTAGCAAAGGTGCTGACAGTGTCATGTTTGAGCTACTTGGAAAGAATGGAAGAGAATTTGAAGAGCAAACTAAGTATCACATTAACGAATACGCCGATTCTGGTTTAAGGACATTGATACTCGCGTATCGTGAACTCGACGAGGCAGAGTACAATCAGTTTAATAAAGAGTTGACAGATGCGAAAAACTTAGTGAGCGCGGATCAGGAGCAGATTGTAGAGGATATATTGCAAAAGATTGAGAAGGATTTGATTCTTCTTGGTGCTACCGCAGTCGAGGATAAACTACAAGACAGGGTTCCTGAATGTATTGACAAACTAGCACAGGCTGGGATTAAGTTATGGGTTTTGACAGGTGATAAAATGGAAACGGCAATTAATATCGG GGGTTGGAGCTACAATAGGAGTTGGAGTGTATATTCTCATTGGAACAGTTATTAG
- the LOC131609096 gene encoding putative phospholipid-transporting ATPase 9 isoform X2: protein MNLDGETNLKLKQALEGTLNLLEDSSFRDFKAVIRCEDPNANLYTFVGSLEADEEHQYPLSPQQLLLRDSKLKNTDFIYGVVIFTGHDKKVMQNSTEPPSKRSKIEKRMDKVIYCLFFVLILVSFIGSIFFGIWTKQDIKNGRMKRWYLRPDDTEVYYDPDNAVVAALLHFLTALMLYGYVIPISLYVSIEVVKVLQSVFINQDLNMYYEETDKPAHARTSNLNEELGQVDTILSDKTGTLTCNSMEFIKCSIGGVAYGKGFTEVERALSKRKDSYFGRKLKEENTTKAVKSKSKIKGFNFMDERIMNGNWVKQTNANVIQNFLKVLAVCHTAIPEVDEATGSISYEAESPDEAAFVVAASQFGFEFYERTNAAISVHELDLESNVKSERSYNLLNVLEFTSARKRMSVIVRDHTGKLLLLSKGADSVMFELLGKNGREFEEQTKYHINEYADSGLRTLILAYRELDEAEYNQFNKELTDAKNLVSADQEQIVEDILQKIEKDLILLGATAVEDKLQDRVPECIDKLAQAGIKLWVLTGDKMETAINIGFRFNSFKWML from the exons ATGAATCTCGATGGAGAGACGAATCTTAAACTAAAGCAAGCACTAGAAGGGACTTTGAATTTGTTAGAAGACTCGAGTTTTCGAGATTTCAAGGCTGTGATTCGATGCGAGGATCCGAATGCGAATTTGTATACTTTTGTAGGAAGTTTGGAGGCTGATGAGGAACATCAGTATCCACTTTCACCTCAGCAGTTACTTCTTAGAGACTCTAAGTTGAAGAACACTGATTTTATCTACGGTGTTGTGATTTTCACCGGGCACGATAAGAAGGTTATGCAGAATTCGACAGAGCCTCCTTCGAAGAGAAGTAAGATTGAGAAGAGAATGGATAAGGTTATCTACTGTTTGTTCTTTGTGCTGATTTTGGTTTCTTTCATCGGTTCGATTTTCTTCGGGATTTGGACGAAGCAGGATATTAAAAACGGAAGAATGAAGAGATGGTACCTTAGGCCTGATGATACTGAGGTTTACTATGATCCTGATAATGCAGTAGTTGCGGCGCTTCTTCATTTCTTGACAGCATTGATGTTGTATGGTTACGTTATTCCGATTTCGTTGTATGTTTCGATTGAAGTTGTGAAGGTTCTTCAAAGCGTTTTCATCAACCAGGATTTGAATATGTATTACGAGGAAACGGATAAGCCAGCGCACGCTCGTACGTCGAATTTGAACGAAGAACTTGGTCAAGTTGATACCATACTTTCTGATAAAACAGGAACATTGACTTGTAACTCTATGGAGTTTATCAAGTGTTCTATTGGTGGAGTTGCTTATGGAAAAGGATTTACGGAAGTCGAGAGAGCTTTATCAAAGAGAAAAGATTCGTATTTCGGCCGCAAGTTGAAAGAGGAAAACACTACTAAGGCTGTGAAATCGAAGTCGAAGATTAAAGGATTTAACTTCATGGATGAAAGGATCATGAATGGAAATTGGGTGAAACAGACTAATGCTAATGTGATACAGAATTTCCTAAAGGTTTTGGCTGTATGTCATACTGCAATACCTGAAGTTGATGAAGCAACCGGTAGCATTTCGTACGAAGCTGAATCGCCGGATGAGGCTGCTTTTGTTGTTGCAGCCAGCCAATTCGGATTCGaattttatgaaagaacaaatgCAGCTATTTCAGTTCATGAATTGGACCTCGAATCAAATGTGAAATCAGAAAG GTCTTATAACCTTTTGAATGTATTAGAGTTTACGAGTGCACGAAAACGGATGTCCGTAATCGTAAGAGACCACACTGGGAAACTACTACTACTTAGCAAAGGTGCTGACAGTGTCATGTTTGAGCTACTTGGAAAGAATGGAAGAGAATTTGAAGAGCAAACTAAGTATCACATTAACGAATACGCCGATTCTGGTTTAAGGACATTGATACTCGCGTATCGTGAACTCGACGAGGCAGAGTACAATCAGTTTAATAAAGAGTTGACAGATGCGAAAAACTTAGTGAGCGCGGATCAGGAGCAGATTGTAGAGGATATATTGCAAAAGATTGAGAAGGATTTGATTCTTCTTGGTGCTACCGCAGTCGAGGATAAACTACAAGACAGGGTTCCTGAATGTATTGACAAACTAGCACAGGCTGGGATTAAGTTATGGGTTTTGACAGGTGATAAAATGGAAACGGCAATTAATATCGG TTTCAGATTCAATTCATTCAAATGGATGCTATGA